GGTGTCACTTTGAAGAGTACCACTTTGGCATATTTGTCAGTGGGATTAAGAAGGAAAGAAGAGCTGGGAGGTGGGCTCTGTGGGATTATGGGAACTAAAGGCATATAGAGGGTCTttgagggaggaagggggaatgAAGGGTTATAAAGGTGGGAGGAAGCTTATATAATCTGGGAGTTTTAAGGAGGAAAGAGGAAgcttagaggggttgtaaaggttcgtcttttagtttctcaataggttcctttaaccacttaagccccggaccaatatgcagcctaaagacccaaggggtttttacagttcgggactgcgtcgctttaacagacaattgcgcggtcgtgcgacgtggctcccaaacaaaattggcgtccttttttccccacaaatagagctttcttttggtggtatttgatcacatctgcggtttttagtttttgcgctataaacaaaaatagagcgacaattttgaaaaaaaagcaatattttttactttttgctgtaataaatatcccccaaaaacatatataaaaacattttttttcctcagtttaggccgatacgtattcttctacctatttttagtaaaaaaaatcgcaataagcgtttatcgattggtttgcgcaaaatttatagtgtttacaaaataggggatagttttattgcatttttatttttttatttttttttactactaatggcggcgatcagcaatttttttcgtgactgcgacattatggcggacacttcggacaattttgacacatttttgggaccattgtcattttcacagcaaaaaatgcatttaaattgcattctttattgtgaaaatgacagttgcagtttgggagttaaccacagggggcgctgtaggagttagggtgcacctagtatgtgtttacaactgtttgggggtgtggctgtaggaatgacgtcatcgatcgtgtcttccctataaagggaatgacgcgatcgatgcgccgccatagtgaaggacggggaagccgtgtttacacacggctctcctcgttcttcagctccggggagcgatcgcgacggagcggctataaacaaatagccgcgccgtggtcccggatcgctccccgagcggacccgacctccgcatgtagcggggggggtcccgatcggaccccccacccgctaataggcgaggacgtacccatacgcccatgtgcctgtacgtgccatattgtggacgtatatgtacatgggctggtccttaagtggttaagctagtgcattgtttgttcacttaccttttccttcgatttcccttctaaatgttttttttctttgtttgaatttctcacttcctgtttctcctcagtaagctttccaccatcatccgagcggtggaaagtcatttagaacagcttactgaacaccttactgaggaggaacaggaagtgagaaattcagacaaagaaaacaaaaaaaaaaacatttagaaggaaaattgatgcactagcttaatggaacctatttagaaaataaaaaacggctTTTTCCCCCAACGCTCCTGACAAGATGGCGGACGTCgagcagaagaagaagaggaccTTCAGGAAATTCACTTACAGAGGAGTGGATTTGGACCAGCTGCTTGATATGTCCTATGAGCAAATCATGCAGCTGTACTGTGCTCGCCAACGCCGGCGACTAAACAGAGGCTTGCGCCGCAAACAGAACTCCCTGCTGAAACGTCTGCGCAAGGCCAAGAAGGAAGCACCTCCCATGGAGAAGCCAGAGGTTATTAAGACCCATCTGAGAGACATGATCATCTTGCCAGAAATGGTTGGCAGCATGGTGGGAGTATACAATGGTAAAGCCTTCAACCAGGTTGAAATTAAGCCTGAGATGATTGGACACTACTTGGGTGAATTCTCCATCACATACAAGCCTGTAAAGCATGGCAGACCTGGTATTGGTGCCACCCACTCTTCTCGTTTCATTCCTCTGAAGTAACAttctaaatatgtaaataaaaggaGGTTttccagtcaaaaaaaaaaaaaaaaaaaaagaaaataaaaaacgaacctttacaacccctttaattgtccccctaCCCAAGATGAGATTTCTCCTCAACATCGATGGGCACCAACATATTCTTCTGTCCTCAAAACACAACCAGAAGTGATAAAggtaaatgtttattattttctttgcaaGGAGATTTATTTTTTCGGGGTTTTATGTTAGTGGCAGGATCACTTTGAAGTAGTGCATCTACAAATCTCTGTTGAGCCTGTCATTGAAGTCTACCTAATGCAATTTCATGTGGCGTCATGGCAAGGATGCTACACTAATTTGGAATTCAGAGCTAAGTTGTGACTAAATTTCATTTAGTTTTATTCATTTTCGAACGAATTCCAAATTTTAATAacgattcaaatttggatcagtcaATTGATCGAccgatttgaattctgtgtgaagaatagctagtTGTTAAGCAGTGGGCTGGGAAGCCAGCCACCGCATCCTTAgcaaccgatgactcatcagctgtcagcgggcttctccACTTACTTTGGTTGTCAGTAAGTGGGGAAGCcagaaggacctggtatggattaAGTgtgggaaccccacgctgttttttttttcagaattttttattgCTGgtattgttttgtttacatttcagctgtcggtggggaagcccactgacagctgataaaCCATCGGGACACAGGAGTCGGCTTCCCGGCCtgctgcttaacaaccagctattctttacACAGAATTCAAATCTGATGATCCTTTTTCGACCGATCCGAATTCAAATCATTATGAACATTTGTAATTCGTtagaaaacgaataaacaaaacaaatttgaataaatttgaataaaaatttGTGTCAAAACGATTTGCACATGTCTTCACTCATGTAGATTATGCCTGCTTGCACTACAGTGGAATAAATAGTGTTACAGGGAGCGTGACTATCAGCTTTTTTACTACTGATTCACAATCCTGTGGTTTGTCAATCAGCACCTGGCCTGACTAAGGGCTCAATTTGCATTGGTCACTGAGCAGATCGCTCCTTGGAGAGTATTTGACAGGCGGTGAGAAAGGGTTGTATTCCatctcaccacctgctttaactcCTTGAACCCCACACTAGTGCTTGTGGCCTCATTCACTTGAAGCCACAGGGGTATAATTCCTGTCATGCCCACAAAAGAAATTATGGGGTACACAGCATGTGTGTACCCCtgtctctgcagctaaagggggagcAGTTGAGGGGGCATAAAAAACATAGCTCAATTGCGGGGTTTTACTCAACTGCTAGCATGAACAAGTACTTGGTTCTGACTCCAGTTTTTTTAATTGACATAACTTTTCACTTTTTTAAACTTGTGCATAACATCATCTTAATTGTCCAGCGCGGGATGACAACTCTCACGCGTGTGCCTGGGGCCAAGATGTGCTTTTTTTAGATCACTTTAGGACATTGCTCAGTTCTGCAACCAGTATGCTGCTGCTGTAAATAATTCTTTATTTGCCTTCTGCAAGAACTTCAACCCAGTTTCACTAGGAAAGGAAGTTAGAGTTCtccaataaaacaataaaacgatACCCCCTAGACTGATTATTGGAGAAATGAGAAGAAGAGTGTGTGCATGTGGCTGTGGGAAACACCATGTGCCTGGCTGTGAGGCTGAAGTTTGGGAAGACCTGAAAAAAGTAcagtggctcctgcgggggtagcgcctCACATATGCTGTCTATATGCACATGTGTTAGAAGGCAACATGTTTATTTCATAATACAAGATGTGTTTGAAATAAGAATTATGGAGTTTTCTTTCTGGTTGTTTCAACCAGGTGTCTGGAACTACAGGCAGATGGCCACCAAGTTGGAATATAACCAGTTAACATCAAAGCTTTGTAGCATATCAGAATCTGAATCTGGAAGTTAGCAAGTTTAACAAGGGCTTGGCTCAAGCCCACCTGGTGTGATATGTGTGATTACAGGCTTCAAAGAGAATAAGGGCTAGCTAACAAGGAAGACGGCCCAGCGCTCATAGAGATGATACATGGACAATGCTGCCCCTAGGAGGTCAATATAATATATTACAAGGACTACCTCTTGACAATATCTTATTGGACAGGAGGCAAGTGGGGGTGAATGAATGTAAAAAGTACACACAGATGAAAAATAGCTTATTTTCCTTTGGATCCTAGCTTGGGCCTAAGCCTCATGGCTATGGCCCTCTTTTGCCATCTTGAGCCCAGCCGATGAGACTAAGTCTAGAGGATTTTGATAAGTATTTTTGATATTCTACTGTTTagcatattcctattttcttgggaaataaatgaaaGATATTGTTTTACTAAGCATTGTGTTTACTTTCATAGATAACCTTATATCATTGTGCTTATCAAAGTTTTTATAGACGAGCTAACCATGGGAATAGACAAGttaatacatatatgcaataAATAGAGGGAATCCATAACCACCTTTCGGAATAATagttatttagggccagattcacaaaagagatacgacggagtatctcagatactccgtcgtatctctcagagtatctatgcgactgattcatagaatcagttacgcatagatagcccttagatcagacaggtgtaattgttttacactgtcggatcttaggatgcaatagcgtggccgccgctggggggagtttgcgtcgtaaaccagcgtcgggtatgcaaattaggagttacagcgatccacagcggtttttcgcgttcgctacctcgctgctagtctagtttcccgtcgcaaagttagtcgtcgtttttggtgccctaactttacacagcacacgtatgtgctgtataaagaatGGCCGTCGaaattttaacatttttccttcttgcgtaagacgtccgggaatacggaagtacgctacgcacgtcgccgttcgaaaaaatgacgtcacttcgtgcaaagcacggcgggaaattcaaaagggagcatgcgcagtaggtccagcgcgggagcgcgcctaatttaaatggcacacgcccctttgaattacgcgggcttacgccgcaggccaccggcgtaggttttcattgcaagtgctttgtgaatcaggcacttgcgatgaaaacttgcggcggtgtaacgtatctacgatacgttacgccgccgcacttctacgtgaatctggctcataGTTTATTTAATAATAGTTGTTTATTGCAATAGTTACTTCAACATGTACTGTCCAAGTTCCAGCTGCAGTCAATCTTATTgcgaatcagcggaaatctttgcaGCCCAATTGtactgaaagaaaagaaaggcaATTACAAAGCCTGTAACACCAAGTTTATTTTCAATGATTAACACCAACAATGATATTTGTAATCTGCTTGGTGGCTATAGTCAGTACAGTCAGGTTTTTATAAATCATCCCCATGGTGGATTATCCGTAAATAGAATGTTCTGGCTATGCGTTATGGGAAGTCATGCATTCTTAGAAAAACACCTGACGTTTCAGCGGGTCTCACAGAGGAAACAGATGAAAATTACATGAACGGCTGATATGTTTTTTCATTTCTAGAAATTACTTGCCATTTATTATTTCATTAAATCCACTCATAAGCAGCCTTGAGTCATCCTAATCTGTCATCTCCCACTTCTGCAGCCCGGGTTTCATAATTCAATCTTTGATTTGTGTCATTAACAAATTAGATCATCTTTGCAGGCATTCCTTTTATTACAAGTGTTATTAGCGGTGGTAATGTGTCTGCTTTCTGGAGCGCTAATGTTTAACCTCTGCTTGTTGAAGGGCAGAGATTTATTAATCGCAGTTGCAAGGATTTCCAGGAAAATGCTGGAGGGACTGGCTATAGAAATTGTTGTTGTTATTGTTATTACTCATTTATATAGCACCGGCATATTCCCCAGCCCCTAAAGACCAATGCTGAACAACAAAAGTACACCGTATACAGCTAATGTTTTCTAGAAAATATTGTAACTGAGCTAAGGTCAGAAAGTCCACTCAGTTTACATCTGGGAAACTATTTATTAAATTTGTAGTAATCTCAGATG
The sequence above is drawn from the Rana temporaria chromosome 4, aRanTem1.1, whole genome shotgun sequence genome and encodes:
- the LOC120936282 gene encoding 40S ribosomal protein S15, giving the protein MADVEQKKKRTFRKFTYRGVDLDQLLDMSYEQIMQLYCARQRRRLNRGLRRKQNSLLKRLRKAKKEAPPMEKPEVIKTHLRDMIILPEMVGSMVGVYNGKAFNQVEIKPEMIGHYLGEFSITYKPVKHGRPGIGATHSSRFIPLK